The Deltaproteobacteria bacterium sequence GAAGTGCGGGAGGAACTCGCCCACCTTCAGCGTCAGGTCGGAGTCGGGAACCTTGAACTCGGACCGCAGCGGCACGGTGAACTGTTTCTTGCTCTTCTTCTCCTTGAACTCGATCTCCACCTTCACGGCTTTCCATGCGCCCTTCACCGCGTCGGGGACCACGATCTTCTTCTCCACGGCGGGCGCTCCCGGATCGCCGTGCGGCGCGCCGCCGGGCATCCCGGGCTGGCCGGGCGCGCCCTGGGGCGGCATGGGCGGCGGAGGCGGCTCCTTCTTCTTGCACCCCGTGCCGGCGAGGACGACCATCAGGAGAACGGCTACCATCACGCTGAGCTTCTTCATTCGTTCGTTCCTCCTCGTTCTTCTTTGCG is a genomic window containing:
- a CDS encoding DUF2155 domain-containing protein, which gives rise to MKKLSVMVAVLLMVVLAGTGCKKKEPPPPPMPPQGAPGQPGMPGGAPHGDPGAPAVEKKIVVPDAVKGAWKAVKVEIEFKEKKSKKQFTVPLRSEFKVPDSDLTLKVGEFLPHFTMAADQITSGSNNLENPAVQIEVFQGGKEIFHGWLFSKYPAVHPFQHDKFGLVMLEAVKK